One segment of Oscillatoria sp. FACHB-1407 DNA contains the following:
- a CDS encoding cation transporter, whose protein sequence is MALKLNVPTLDSPEAAQSLKETILTSEPNARVEVDAATKTVTVESKASEETFKELIVAAGHRIA, encoded by the coding sequence ATGGCACTGAAACTCAACGTTCCGACTTTAGATAGTCCTGAAGCTGCCCAGTCCCTTAAGGAAACCATCTTGACCTCTGAACCGAACGCCCGTGTTGAAGTGGATGCGGCTACTAAAACGGTGACAGTTGAGTCTAAAGCATCTGAGGAAACGTTTAAAGAACTCATCGTTGCAGCGGGTCATAGGATTGCATAG
- a CDS encoding TldD/PmbA family protein: MPSTLLLSKELPSLKYVATGDRFDQTWEAPLATLLGLGRAAGADFVEFFLERVNYISCLAEDDAITSISPSLSTGAGVRVFRGKADCYVSTNDLSFSGLKAALEKGLSILGLHLPGPNAFVPEINLELLRDYASVRGKESWLSDCSSMREMGEILLSATTELNHKAKHAQSRRASYFRDWQEVLVAASDGTFARDIRLNQSVGYSLLCADGAHRSSISKRVGSTSDPAFLRGWAYSTDADEVADSAGKMLYADYVESGTYPIIMANHFGGVIFHEACGHLLETTQIERKTTPFADKKGEKIAHESLTAWDEGLSSNEFGTIDMDDEGMPAQRTLLIENGILKNFLSDRAGSMRTGHPRTGSGRRQGYTFAAASRMRNTYIAPGDYSVEDLFASVDKGIYCKKMGGGSVGATGEFNFGVEEAYLIENGKITKPLKGAILIGEAKDIMNKISMCSNDLGLAAGFCGSISGSIYVTVGQPHIKVDSITVGGR; encoded by the coding sequence ATGCCGTCCACTCTTCTTCTTTCCAAAGAATTGCCCAGTCTCAAGTACGTCGCAACGGGCGATCGCTTTGACCAGACTTGGGAAGCCCCCCTCGCCACACTATTGGGATTAGGACGGGCAGCAGGAGCTGACTTTGTGGAATTTTTCCTGGAACGGGTCAACTACATCAGTTGTCTGGCTGAGGACGACGCCATTACCAGCATCTCTCCCAGTCTCTCCACTGGAGCGGGCGTTCGCGTCTTTCGGGGCAAAGCCGACTGTTATGTCAGCACCAACGACCTGTCGTTTAGCGGACTCAAAGCGGCTCTAGAAAAAGGTTTGTCTATTCTTGGCTTACACCTACCGGGTCCAAACGCCTTTGTGCCTGAAATCAACCTGGAACTGCTGAGAGATTACGCCAGCGTTCGGGGCAAAGAGAGTTGGTTATCTGACTGTAGCTCCATGCGTGAAATGGGCGAAATCTTGCTGAGCGCAACAACAGAACTCAACCACAAAGCAAAGCATGCCCAATCTCGCCGAGCGTCCTATTTCCGGGATTGGCAAGAAGTGTTAGTTGCCGCCAGCGATGGCACTTTTGCTCGCGATATTCGCCTCAACCAATCCGTTGGTTACAGCCTTTTGTGTGCCGATGGGGCGCATCGCTCCTCCATCAGCAAGCGAGTCGGCAGCACCAGCGACCCTGCCTTCTTGCGGGGGTGGGCTTATTCCACAGACGCCGATGAGGTTGCCGATTCCGCCGGAAAGATGCTCTACGCCGATTACGTCGAGTCGGGCACCTACCCCATCATCATGGCGAACCACTTTGGTGGTGTGATTTTCCACGAAGCCTGTGGACACTTATTAGAAACAACACAGATTGAGCGAAAGACCACTCCATTTGCTGACAAAAAAGGCGAAAAGATTGCTCATGAAAGCCTAACCGCATGGGATGAGGGGCTTTCCTCCAACGAGTTTGGCACCATCGATATGGACGACGAGGGGATGCCCGCTCAACGAACCCTACTTATTGAGAATGGCATTTTGAAAAATTTCCTGTCCGATCGCGCAGGCTCAATGCGGACTGGACATCCTCGCACCGGAAGCGGTCGTCGTCAGGGCTACACGTTTGCCGCCGCAAGCCGGATGCGGAACACCTACATTGCCCCCGGTGACTACTCGGTTGAGGATCTGTTTGCCTCCGTTGATAAAGGCATCTACTGCAAAAAGATGGGTGGTGGCAGCGTCGGTGCAACTGGAGAGTTTAACTTCGGCGTCGAAGAGGCCTACTTAATTGAGAACGGCAAAATCACCAAGCCTCTGAAGGGAGCGATCCTGATCGGGGAAGCCAAAGACATCATGAATAAGATTTCTATGTGCTCCAACGATTTGGGTCTAGCTGCCGGATTCTGCGGTTCCATCAGTGGCAGTATCTACGTCACGGTTGGTCAACCCCACATCAAAGTTGATTCCATCACAGTTGGAGGTCGTTAA
- a CDS encoding TldD/PmbA family protein: MPSVNEISSNAAAIAQQLGIQKYDIYGSSVDETSVQVDFGEPKQVKASNRSSVIVRVWNENNSLGVTSTTDVDAKGLELALKTAYEASHFGAKENVPDFSPEATVPIEEVNEHFPQAPVDRLIETLVQAEKQLLEAHPAIAGVPYNGLSQRDISKFYVNSEGAVRREAGSYASIYLYSKTEQEGKKPRSGGAYRMNHSLDQLDIDGCFKEAADKTISHLNYNKVKSGKYRVVFSPEAFLSLLGAFSNLFNAQSILDKQSLSTPESLGTQIASPLLSVCDDPLHPGNIAQERFDGEGTPTRQVPLITKGVLTSFLHSSGTAKRMNAQPTGNANIGAKVTVSPHFYHVSAGEPGEQHLSLETAENVIWIDDLHALHAGVNALQGSFSLPFDGWLVNKGDRVSIDSATIAGDFLSLLKSIVYVEAEEEVTPGGISPKIWVDDMSVTGE; this comes from the coding sequence ATGCCCAGTGTGAACGAAATTTCATCGAATGCAGCCGCGATCGCCCAACAGCTTGGCATCCAGAAGTACGACATCTACGGTTCCTCCGTTGATGAAACCAGCGTTCAGGTAGACTTTGGTGAACCAAAGCAGGTCAAAGCCTCAAACCGCTCCAGCGTTATCGTGCGGGTGTGGAACGAGAACAACTCCTTAGGAGTCACATCCACCACAGATGTTGATGCCAAAGGGCTAGAACTGGCACTCAAAACCGCCTATGAAGCCAGCCATTTTGGAGCCAAGGAAAATGTTCCTGACTTCAGCCCCGAAGCCACAGTGCCGATTGAGGAAGTCAATGAACACTTTCCCCAAGCCCCGGTCGATCGCCTGATTGAGACGCTGGTTCAGGCTGAAAAGCAGTTGTTAGAAGCACATCCGGCGATCGCTGGAGTTCCCTATAACGGGCTATCGCAACGCGATATCAGTAAGTTCTACGTCAACAGTGAAGGGGCAGTACGGCGTGAGGCAGGCTCCTATGCCTCCATCTACCTCTACAGCAAAACCGAGCAAGAGGGCAAAAAACCCCGTAGCGGTGGAGCTTACCGGATGAACCACAGCCTTGACCAGTTGGATATCGACGGCTGTTTCAAAGAGGCGGCAGACAAAACCATCAGCCACCTCAACTACAACAAAGTCAAGTCGGGCAAATACCGCGTTGTCTTTTCCCCAGAAGCATTTCTGAGTTTGTTGGGCGCATTCTCCAACCTGTTTAACGCCCAGAGCATTTTGGACAAGCAGAGTCTTTCCACACCAGAGTCATTGGGCACGCAAATCGCGTCTCCCCTCTTGTCGGTGTGTGATGACCCGTTGCATCCCGGCAACATTGCCCAGGAACGCTTTGACGGAGAAGGCACACCAACCCGTCAGGTTCCCCTGATCACGAAAGGGGTTCTGACCAGCTTTTTGCACAGTTCGGGAACAGCAAAGCGGATGAATGCTCAACCGACTGGAAACGCTAACATTGGCGCAAAGGTCACAGTTAGCCCCCACTTCTACCACGTTTCAGCAGGCGAACCGGGAGAGCAGCATTTGAGTTTGGAAACCGCTGAAAACGTCATTTGGATTGACGATTTGCACGCGCTCCATGCCGGGGTCAACGCACTGCAAGGCTCGTTCTCGCTGCCGTTCGATGGTTGGCTTGTGAATAAGGGCGATCGCGTTAGTATCGACTCCGCCACGATCGCAGGCGATTTCCTCAGCCTGTTGAAATCCATTGTCTATGTGGAAGCCGAGGAAGAAGTAACTCCGGGAGGGATCTCACCCAAAATTTGGGTAGATGATATGTCGGTGACAGGCGAATAA
- a CDS encoding response regulator, with product MESQKILIVDDSKTIRMQIKDMLPKGNFEILEAKDGAEGLEMIQQERPSLVLLDFFMPRMNGWEVVQQVQTFPKLQTIPIVMMSGRREDVEKAVPELFDYFEFVSKPFEQNLLLKAIKSATTKAKQRYQELQHTRPVTLVNSTSHGVEAESPNGVSDRDGFAGLKAEIFELRNENAKLKSELMGLKKQVSQILLVLKQKLK from the coding sequence ATGGAAAGTCAAAAGATCTTAATTGTTGATGACAGTAAAACAATTCGGATGCAAATTAAAGATATGTTGCCTAAAGGCAATTTTGAGATTCTAGAGGCAAAAGACGGCGCAGAGGGCTTGGAGATGATTCAGCAGGAACGCCCCAGCCTTGTGCTATTGGACTTTTTTATGCCGCGTATGAATGGCTGGGAGGTTGTGCAACAAGTGCAAACCTTTCCGAAGTTGCAGACGATCCCGATTGTGATGATGTCGGGTCGGCGTGAAGACGTGGAAAAAGCAGTGCCCGAACTGTTTGACTACTTTGAGTTTGTCAGCAAACCGTTTGAGCAGAACCTGTTGTTAAAAGCAATTAAGTCAGCGACGACTAAAGCGAAACAGCGATACCAGGAGTTGCAACACACGCGACCTGTAACTCTGGTGAATTCAACATCTCATGGGGTTGAAGCAGAGTCTCCTAATGGGGTGAGCGATCGCGATGGTTTTGCAGGGTTAAAAGCAGAGATTTTTGAACTGAGAAATGAAAATGCCAAGCTGAAGTCAGAATTAATGGGGTTGAAAAAACAAGTCTCCCAAATTCTCCTGGTCTTGAAACAGAAATTGAAGTAA
- a CDS encoding site-2 protease family protein — protein sequence MFFSVLLDDPVLFLRVVIIVILSVTLHELAHGFVAVTQGDDTPEKSGHLTLNPVVHMGWESIIFLCVAGIAWGQMPVNPSNFRIPKLSNILVSAAGPFLNLSLGLLFIGLMRIMADSSQELFSLEFFYLAARINLILFLFNLLPIPPLDGFHVLSEIIPGLKPLQNSPFGFFAMMVLFLLPGFGAGLAMIADVAIARLSGLPLM from the coding sequence ATGTTTTTCAGCGTTCTACTCGATGATCCCGTCCTCTTCCTGCGTGTTGTGATCATTGTCATTCTCTCGGTCACGCTCCATGAACTAGCTCACGGATTTGTAGCTGTAACTCAGGGGGATGACACACCCGAAAAGAGTGGTCACCTAACCCTCAATCCAGTGGTTCACATGGGTTGGGAATCCATTATCTTTTTGTGTGTCGCAGGCATTGCTTGGGGGCAGATGCCCGTTAACCCATCAAATTTCCGCATCCCCAAACTCAGCAATATCCTGGTTTCAGCGGCAGGTCCATTCCTCAACCTGAGCTTGGGGTTGCTGTTTATCGGACTCATGCGAATCATGGCTGATTCTTCGCAGGAATTGTTCAGCTTGGAATTCTTCTACCTGGCCGCTCGAATTAATCTGATTCTCTTTTTGTTTAACCTGTTGCCGATTCCCCCGTTAGACGGCTTTCATGTCCTGAGTGAGATCATCCCCGGACTAAAGCCATTACAAAACAGCCCATTTGGCTTCTTTGCAATGATGGTTTTGTTTTTGCTGCCAGGATTTGGAGCAGGGTTGGCAATGATTGCAGATGTAGCGATCGCCCGATTGAGTGGGCTACCTCTGATGTAA
- a CDS encoding WG repeat-containing protein encodes MLVGGRYETIRELGRGGGFGKTYLAEDTYRRGRPKCVVKKIQPLSKTPSVLQQARELFQAEAEALHQLGNYDQIPKLFDHLEQGNDFFLVQELVDGHDLRQAFTLGDRWDEKNLVSLLREVLEILAIVHQHNIIHQDVKPQNLIRRWLDKKLVLIDFSSIKAIRSLTVTPDGEPIITQPIGTPGYIAKEQMEGQPKRCSDIYAVGMMGIQAVTGYMPNQLPRHPDTQEVQWHDLAQVTPELTAILDKMVRVDPQDRYQSATEVLEALPAPVIVRAIAIPEEELPEEPKPPSYDIVISPKFAWVKDFSEGLAPVVVEDYLGYIDAHGEFVIQPELDFDLASGFREGVYQFSGGLAQLPIAYKWGYIDRTGKLAIHPRFDGAELFANGLARVELKQYYGYIDPTGEMVIEPQFESAAQAFHEELAGVEIDHKYGYINKSGKIVIPPQFDSADAFGEGLARVTLNDKYGFINKAGELVIPAEFDVAHTFNEGLARVRMDGRYGYIDKSGKLVIDPQFDDTFSFTEGLALVRNEEHYGYINPSGETVIALQFEDAYPFACGLAAVRVEGQWGYINKTGEFVIEPQFEDVRAFHGDRAAIKLGNQWGYLGVKR; translated from the coding sequence ATGTTAGTAGGCGGACGTTACGAAACGATTCGAGAATTAGGGCGAGGCGGTGGATTCGGTAAAACCTACTTAGCAGAAGATACCTACCGTCGAGGACGGCCTAAATGTGTTGTTAAAAAAATTCAGCCGTTATCCAAAACACCATCTGTTCTGCAACAAGCAAGAGAGTTGTTTCAGGCCGAGGCTGAGGCACTGCACCAGTTAGGCAATTACGATCAAATTCCCAAACTATTTGATCATCTGGAGCAGGGCAACGACTTTTTCTTAGTGCAAGAACTGGTGGATGGGCATGATCTGCGGCAAGCCTTCACCCTGGGCGATCGCTGGGATGAAAAAAATCTAGTTTCCCTGCTGCGGGAAGTGCTGGAAATTCTGGCAATCGTTCACCAACACAACATCATCCATCAAGATGTCAAACCCCAAAATTTGATTCGTCGCTGGCTGGATAAAAAGCTTGTGCTGATTGACTTTAGCAGCATCAAAGCGATTCGGAGTTTGACGGTCACCCCTGACGGGGAGCCAATCATCACACAACCCATTGGCACTCCGGGCTATATTGCCAAAGAGCAGATGGAAGGGCAACCAAAACGCTGTAGTGATATCTATGCGGTGGGAATGATGGGCATTCAAGCCGTCACAGGTTATATGCCCAATCAACTGCCCCGTCATCCTGATACGCAGGAGGTGCAATGGCACGACTTGGCGCAGGTTACCCCTGAATTGACCGCCATCCTGGATAAGATGGTGCGCGTTGATCCGCAAGATCGCTATCAATCGGCGACTGAAGTGCTAGAGGCACTCCCCGCTCCTGTCATTGTGAGAGCGATCGCCATTCCTGAGGAGGAGTTGCCCGAAGAACCCAAACCCCCAAGCTATGACATCGTCATTAGCCCAAAATTTGCCTGGGTCAAAGATTTTTCTGAGGGGTTGGCTCCGGTCGTGGTAGAAGATTATCTGGGCTACATCGATGCCCACGGGGAATTTGTGATCCAACCAGAGCTTGACTTTGATTTAGCTAGCGGCTTTAGAGAAGGGGTGTATCAGTTCTCAGGTGGCTTGGCGCAACTACCGATCGCCTACAAATGGGGCTACATCGACCGTACCGGAAAATTAGCGATTCACCCCCGGTTTGATGGAGCAGAGTTATTTGCCAATGGCTTAGCACGGGTGGAGCTAAAGCAGTATTACGGCTACATCGATCCAACCGGAGAAATGGTCATTGAACCTCAATTTGAGAGTGCTGCTCAGGCATTTCATGAAGAGCTAGCAGGCGTTGAGATTGACCATAAATATGGATACATCAACAAATCCGGCAAAATTGTGATTCCCCCTCAATTTGATAGTGCTGATGCTTTCGGAGAAGGGTTAGCGCGGGTAACGCTCAACGATAAATACGGCTTCATCAATAAGGCTGGAGAACTGGTCATTCCAGCAGAGTTTGATGTTGCCCATACCTTCAACGAGGGGTTAGCTCGTGTTCGGATGGATGGTCGTTATGGTTACATCGATAAATCCGGCAAGCTTGTCATCGACCCTCAATTTGATGACACGTTTAGCTTTACAGAAGGGTTAGCCCTCGTCCGCAATGAGGAACACTATGGCTATATCAATCCATCTGGTGAAACCGTCATTGCCTTGCAATTTGAGGATGCCTACCCCTTTGCCTGTGGGTTAGCTGCTGTGCGGGTAGAAGGTCAGTGGGGATATATCAATAAAACTGGAGAGTTTGTGATTGAACCCCAATTTGAGGATGTGCGAGCTTTTCATGGCGATCGCGCAGCGATTAAATTGGGCAACCAGTGGGGCTATTTAGGCGTGAAACGGTAG
- a CDS encoding NAD(P)/FAD-dependent oxidoreductase, which translates to MSRVAVIGCGVVGAAIAYELSQVPELQVTVFDRQPPAQASTGAALGVLMGIISHKVKGNAWDLRRRSMRRYETLIPELEGKTGNTIPFNRQGIVLLCFEGDDLQSWQHLAQTRHDQGYSLGLWDLAELQVRCPHIQNSRLIGAIHSPGDRQLDPTALTLAFVEAARQNGVTFEFNNPVEKIESLPDEPIHRLSTSAGVVEADWVVLSAGLGTTPLTQVASTPVEIRPVLGQAIRIKVSEMLGDRHFQPVITGEDVHLVPLGNREYWVGATVEFPTDAEVRADQAQLEAVWQKAIALCPALATAERLQAWSGLRPRPHNQPAPIIAPLVGYNRVLLATGHYRNGVLLAPATAQTVCKMIMDAMVMNEESKT; encoded by the coding sequence GTGAGCCGAGTTGCCGTCATTGGTTGTGGGGTCGTTGGGGCAGCGATCGCCTATGAGTTGAGTCAGGTGCCTGAGCTACAGGTTACGGTATTCGATCGGCAACCTCCGGCTCAGGCATCGACTGGGGCGGCTTTGGGCGTCCTCATGGGCATTATTAGCCACAAAGTTAAAGGCAATGCCTGGGATCTGCGTCGCCGTAGTATGCGGCGATACGAAACCCTGATCCCAGAGTTAGAAGGAAAGACAGGAAACACCATTCCCTTTAATCGACAGGGGATCGTGTTGCTTTGTTTTGAGGGAGATGACCTACAATCCTGGCAGCACCTTGCCCAAACTCGTCATGACCAGGGCTATTCACTTGGCCTTTGGGACTTGGCTGAACTTCAAGTACGCTGTCCTCACATCCAAAATTCACGCCTCATTGGGGCGATTCACTCTCCGGGCGATCGCCAGCTTGACCCGACAGCGTTGACCCTGGCATTCGTGGAGGCGGCACGGCAAAACGGAGTGACGTTTGAATTCAACAATCCAGTTGAAAAGATAGAATCCTTACCCGATGAACCCATCCATCGCCTGTCAACGTCTGCTGGAGTCGTAGAAGCGGATTGGGTGGTGCTCTCCGCAGGCTTAGGCACAACCCCTTTAACTCAAGTAGCTTCGACTCCTGTCGAGATTCGTCCTGTCTTGGGGCAGGCAATCCGCATCAAAGTTTCTGAGATGTTGGGCGATCGCCATTTCCAGCCTGTGATCACGGGGGAAGATGTGCATCTCGTCCCTTTAGGTAACCGGGAGTATTGGGTTGGGGCGACCGTCGAGTTTCCCACAGATGCAGAGGTTAGGGCAGATCAGGCGCAGTTAGAAGCGGTATGGCAAAAAGCGATCGCCCTATGTCCTGCTTTAGCGACGGCAGAGCGACTACAAGCCTGGTCGGGGTTGCGCCCTCGTCCCCACAACCAACCTGCCCCAATCATCGCTCCTCTAGTGGGCTACAATCGTGTGCTTCTGGCAACGGGGCATTATCGCAACGGAGTTTTGTTAGCTCCTGCGACGGCTCAAACGGTTTGCAAAATGATCATGGATGCCATGGTCATGAATGAGGAATCAAAAACCTAA
- the psbQ gene encoding photosystem II protein PsbQ: MMKYRSVLSVILAAIAVFLVSCSNPTSTAKAPTYTPQQLEQIQDYLADVQELRDRLLEIPPLVQKERWVDVQSFIHGPLGELRFKMGKLARSLEPNTQKQALAAAQEVFEHLILIDEATQTRDSRKAFKNYNEALKDIDAFLTLAPQPSA; the protein is encoded by the coding sequence ATGATGAAATATCGGTCTGTTTTAAGTGTCATTCTGGCTGCGATCGCCGTATTTTTAGTCAGTTGCAGCAATCCCACGTCCACAGCCAAAGCACCGACCTATACCCCTCAACAACTGGAGCAGATTCAAGATTATCTGGCAGATGTTCAGGAGTTGCGCGATCGCCTCTTAGAGATCCCACCCCTGGTGCAAAAGGAGCGATGGGTTGATGTTCAGAGCTTTATTCATGGACCTTTAGGAGAATTGCGCTTCAAGATGGGTAAACTGGCACGTAGCCTCGAACCCAATACTCAGAAACAGGCGTTAGCAGCGGCTCAAGAGGTGTTTGAGCATTTGATTTTGATTGATGAGGCGACTCAAACCCGTGATAGTCGTAAGGCGTTTAAGAACTACAATGAGGCACTCAAAGACATTGATGCCTTTCTAACGTTGGCACCTCAGCCTAGTGCTTAA
- a CDS encoding TVP38/TMEM64 family protein: MNSKIGILLLLAVCVAVTVVAAHELGRLDQAQIQAWLKQAGVWAPLGYVLLYVLGTLLMLPSTPLNLTGGALFGVWWGTLWTSIAAIIAAIAAFAFTRTLGREAIAKRFTGRWQTLDTEIRQGGVFYMFAVRLLPLLPYGLVNFTAGLTSIRFQDYLIGTALGTVPGILPFVMLGAGLRAMTRGDIVPLMLASGMLGILVGFTTWYRRRKGRE; the protein is encoded by the coding sequence TTGAACTCCAAAATTGGAATTCTATTACTTTTGGCAGTTTGCGTTGCCGTAACTGTTGTTGCTGCTCATGAATTAGGAAGATTGGATCAAGCCCAAATTCAAGCTTGGTTAAAGCAGGCAGGTGTATGGGCACCCCTTGGTTACGTCCTGCTTTACGTTCTAGGGACGTTGTTGATGCTGCCCTCGACCCCCCTTAATCTTACTGGCGGTGCCCTCTTTGGTGTTTGGTGGGGAACTCTGTGGACGAGCATTGCTGCCATCATTGCTGCGATCGCTGCCTTTGCCTTTACCCGTACCCTCGGACGAGAGGCGATCGCGAAACGGTTTACTGGACGCTGGCAAACCCTCGACACCGAAATTCGTCAAGGTGGCGTGTTTTATATGTTTGCGGTTCGGTTACTGCCACTGCTCCCCTATGGACTCGTCAACTTTACGGCTGGGCTGACCTCAATTCGCTTTCAAGATTATTTGATTGGTACTGCTCTGGGCACCGTACCGGGAATTCTTCCCTTTGTGATGTTGGGAGCCGGATTACGAGCCATGACACGTGGTGACATTGTGCCCTTGATGCTTGCCTCTGGAATGTTAGGCATTCTTGTGGGGTTTACTACCTGGTATCGGAGAAGGAAGGGTAGGGAGTAA
- a CDS encoding glycosyltransferase family 2 protein, with the protein MTNSSPIEISIVIPFYNEEPNIDYLFERLLTVLDSLEISYEIVCVNDGSRDNTLNHLIKHHHQNPAIKVVNLSRNFGKEIALSAGLDHAYGAAVIPIDADLQDPPELIKNLIEKWREGYDVVYATRQSRQGESWVKRLTANAFYRVMSFATPIPMPRNTGDFRLLDRRVVDALKHVPERTRFMKGLFTWVGFKQTSVMFDRTPRYKGSTKWNYWKLWNFAVGGIVSFSVRPLKIWSYVGLILSFLAFLYALVLILQTVIHGVDIPGYASVMVTVLFLGGIQLISLGIIGEYLARVYEESKGRPLYLVREKYGFKEIDETTSRERTTCV; encoded by the coding sequence ATGACCAATTCATCGCCCATCGAAATCTCAATTGTTATCCCATTCTACAATGAAGAGCCTAATATTGATTACCTGTTTGAGCGACTGCTAACTGTTTTAGATAGTTTGGAAATAAGTTATGAAATTGTCTGTGTTAATGATGGCAGCAGAGATAACACGTTAAACCATTTAATTAAGCATCATCATCAAAACCCTGCCATCAAAGTTGTTAACCTCTCACGAAATTTTGGTAAAGAAATTGCGCTAAGCGCAGGGCTAGACCATGCATATGGTGCTGCTGTCATTCCCATTGATGCTGATTTGCAAGATCCACCAGAACTTATTAAAAACCTCATTGAAAAATGGCGTGAAGGGTATGATGTTGTGTACGCTACACGACAATCTCGGCAGGGAGAGAGCTGGGTGAAGCGATTGACTGCAAATGCGTTTTATCGGGTGATGAGTTTTGCGACTCCTATTCCAATGCCTCGGAATACTGGAGATTTTCGTTTACTGGATCGACGAGTTGTAGATGCATTAAAGCATGTCCCTGAGAGAACCCGTTTCATGAAAGGTTTGTTTACCTGGGTAGGCTTTAAACAAACTTCTGTAATGTTTGATAGAACACCCCGTTATAAAGGTTCAACTAAATGGAACTATTGGAAATTGTGGAATTTTGCTGTAGGTGGAATTGTATCGTTTAGCGTTAGACCACTAAAGATCTGGAGTTATGTTGGATTGATTTTATCTTTCTTAGCTTTTCTGTATGCCCTAGTACTTATTCTGCAAACGGTAATACATGGTGTAGATATACCAGGGTATGCCTCTGTTATGGTAACAGTGCTATTTCTAGGAGGAATTCAACTCATTTCTCTTGGAATTATTGGGGAATATCTTGCACGAGTTTATGAGGAGTCAAAAGGGCGTCCACTTTATCTAGTTCGGGAAAAATATGGATTTAAGGAGATCGATGAAACAACCTCCCGTGAAAGAACAACTTGTGTTTAG
- a CDS encoding peptidylprolyl isomerase → MTRAIMETEKGTIHLDLFDEDAPNTVKNFVSLAEKGFYDGLTFHRVIPNFMIQGGCPYGTGTGGPGYKIKCEINQNKHVAGTLSMAHAGKDTGGSQFFICHSPQPHLDGVHTTFGQTQDMDVVNAIRKGDKILSVKIEA, encoded by the coding sequence ATGACTCGAGCGATTATGGAAACCGAAAAAGGCACTATTCATCTCGATTTGTTTGATGAAGATGCTCCCAATACTGTTAAAAACTTTGTCAGCCTGGCTGAGAAGGGGTTTTATGACGGATTGACCTTCCACCGAGTGATCCCCAATTTTATGATTCAAGGGGGATGCCCTTACGGCACTGGTACAGGTGGCCCCGGTTACAAAATTAAATGCGAAATTAATCAAAACAAGCACGTAGCTGGAACGCTGTCGATGGCTCACGCAGGTAAGGACACAGGTGGCAGCCAGTTCTTTATTTGCCATTCCCCTCAACCTCATCTCGACGGAGTCCACACCACCTTTGGGCAAACCCAAGATATGGATGTTGTTAATGCAATTCGGAAGGGGGATAAAATTCTCTCTGTAAAGATCGAAGCGTAA